The following coding sequences are from one Eucalyptus grandis isolate ANBG69807.140 chromosome 11, ASM1654582v1, whole genome shotgun sequence window:
- the LOC104426974 gene encoding uncharacterized protein LOC104426974 isoform X2, with protein sequence MVSERQRLARKRYREAHPELFPKPEPTPPKDPTKKKKKLNKFKRKKPDSNGAGGPTKKTFKRHPLRIPGLMPGEGCYICKGQDHIAKLCPEKAQWEKNKICLLCRRRGHSLKNCPQKNDESVDRKLCYNCGDTGHSLANCPQPLKDGGTKFASCFICKEQGHLSKNCPQNAHGIYPKGGCCKICGGVTHLAKDCPEKGKRFSGIGDKSSACANAASGMAVSDECKLRFMELKAKRIYRFIIFKIENQQVVVEKVGNPEETYEDFSASFPADECRYSVFDFDFITNENCQKSKIFFIAWAPDTAKIRSKMVYASSKDRFKRELDGIQVELQATDPSEMSLDIIKGRAL encoded by the exons ATGGTGAGCGAAAGGCAGAGACTCGCTCGCAAGCGATACAGAGAAGCCCACCCGGAGCTGTTCCCCAAACCGGAGCCGACCCCGCCCAAAGAcccgacgaagaagaagaagaagctaaacAAATTCAAGCGCAAGAAACCAGATTCCAATGGCGCCGGAGGACCCACCAAGAAAACCTTCAAGAGACACCCGCTTAGAATTCCTGGATTGATGCCCGGTGAGGGCTGTTATATTTGCAAAGGTCAGGACCATATTGCCAAGCTCTGCCCTGAGAAAGCTCAGTGGGAGAAGAATAAG ATATGTTTGCTTTGCCGTCGGCGCGGTCATAGCCTCAAAAACTGCCCGCAGAAGAATGACGAGTCCGTTGATAGGAAGCTGTGTTATAATTGCGGGGACACGGGGCATTCTCTAGCAAACTGTCCTCAACCTCTTAAAGACG GGGGGACTAAGTTCGCCAGCTGCTTTATTTGTAAAGAGCAGGGTCACTTGAGCAAAAACTGCCCTCAAAATGCTCATGGAATTTATCCAAAG GGTGGTTGCTGCAAAATCTGTGGTGGCGTGACACATTTGGCTAAGGATTGCCCTGAAAAGGGCAAAAGATTTTCCGGAATTGGTG ACAAGTCTAGTGCATGT GCGAACGCGGCTTCTGGAATGGCTGTCAGCGACGAGTGCAAGCTGAGATTCATGGAGCTAAAAGCGAAGAGGATTTAccgattcatcatcttcaagattgAGAACCAGCAGGTTGTGGTAGAGAAGGTTGGGAATCCGGAGGAAACCTACGAGGATTTCTCCGCCTCTTTTCCTGCTGATGAGTGCCGCTATTCGGTATTCGACTTCGACTTCATCACCAATGAGAATTGCCAGAAAAGCAAGATCTTCTTCATTGCATG GGCACCTGATACCGCAAAGATAAGGAGTAAGATGGTGTACGCCAGCTCCAAGGACAGGTTCAAGAGGGAATTGGATGGCATTCAAGTGGAGTTGCAAGCCACGGACCCGAGCGAGATGAGCTTAGACATCATCAAAGGCCGAGCGCTTTAG
- the LOC104426974 gene encoding actin-depolymerizing factor 7 isoform X1: MANAASGMAVSDECKLRFMELKAKRIYRFIIFKIENQQVVVEKVGNPEETYEDFSASFPADECRYSVFDFDFITNENCQKSKIFFIAWAPDTAKIRSKMVYASSKDRFKRELDGIQVELQATDPSEMSLDIIKGRAL; this comes from the exons ATG GCGAACGCGGCTTCTGGAATGGCTGTCAGCGACGAGTGCAAGCTGAGATTCATGGAGCTAAAAGCGAAGAGGATTTAccgattcatcatcttcaagattgAGAACCAGCAGGTTGTGGTAGAGAAGGTTGGGAATCCGGAGGAAACCTACGAGGATTTCTCCGCCTCTTTTCCTGCTGATGAGTGCCGCTATTCGGTATTCGACTTCGACTTCATCACCAATGAGAATTGCCAGAAAAGCAAGATCTTCTTCATTGCATG GGCACCTGATACCGCAAAGATAAGGAGTAAGATGGTGTACGCCAGCTCCAAGGACAGGTTCAAGAGGGAATTGGATGGCATTCAAGTGGAGTTGCAAGCCACGGACCCGAGCGAGATGAGCTTAGACATCATCAAAGGCCGAGCGCTTTAG
- the LOC104424418 gene encoding tubulin beta-1 chain: protein MREILHIQGGQCGNQIGAKFWEVVCAEHGIDSTGRYQGNNDLQLERVNVYYNEASCGRFVPRAVLMDLEPGTMDSVRSGPYGQIFRPDNFVFGQSGAGNNWAKGHYTEGAELIDSVLDVVRKEAENCDCLQGFQVCHSLGGGTGSGMGTLLISKIREEYPDRMMLTFSVFPSPKVSDTVVEPYNATLSVHQLVENADECMVLDNEALYDICFRTLKLTTPSFGDLNHLISATMSGVTCCLRFPGQLNSDLRKLAVNLIPFPRLHFFMVGFAPLTSRGSQQYRALTVPELTQQMWDAKNMMCAADPRHGRYLTASAMFRGKMSTKEVDEQMINVQNKNSSYFVEWIPNNVKSTVCDIPPTGLKMASTFIGNSTSIQEMFRRVSEQFTAMFRRKAFLHWYTGEGMDEMEFTEAESNMNDLVSEYQQYQDATADEEGYDYEDEEEIQEEA from the exons ATGCGTGAGATCCTGCACATCCAGGGCGGCCAGTGCGGCAACCAGATCGGGGCCAAGTTCTGGGAGGTGGTCTGCGCGGAGCACGGCATCGACTCCACCGGGCGGTACCAGGGCAACAACGACCTCCAGCTCGAGCGCGTCAATGTCTACTACAACGAGGCGAGCTGCGGCCGGTTCGTCCCCCGCGCCGTGCTCATGGATCTGGAGCCCGGCACCATGGACAGCGTCAGATCTGGGCCGTACGGCCAGATCTTCCGCCCCGACAACTTCGTGTTCGGCCAGTCCGGCGCCGGCAACAACTGGGCCAAGGGTCACTACACCGAGGGCGCCGAGCTCATCGACTCCGTCCTCGACGTCGTGAGGAAGGAGGCCGAGAACTGCGACTGCTTGCAAG GTTTTCAGGTTTGCCACTCTCTGGGTGGTGGAACTGGATCTGGCATGGGAACACTCCTCATCTCTAAGATCCGTGAAGAATATCCTGATAGAATGATGCTTACTTTCTCTGTGTTCCCTTCCCCTAAGGTGTCTGACACAGTTGTTGAGCCCTACAATGCGACTCTGTCTGTTCATCAACTTGTTGAGAATGCGGATGAATGCATGGTTTTGGACAATGAGGCACTTTATGATATTTGCTTCCGGACGTTGAAGCTCACTACGCCTAGCT tTGGAGACTTGAATCACCTCATATCTGCGACCATGAGTGGAGTCACATGCTGCTTGCGTTTCCCTGGTCAACTCAACTCTGACCTCCGCAAGCTTGCAGTCAATCTCATTCCATTCCCTCGTTTGCACTTCTTCATGGTTGGGTTTGCCCCGCTCACATCTCGTGGGTCCCAACAGTACCGAGCGCTCACTGTTCCTGAGCTCACTCAGCAAATGTGGGATGCGAAGAACATGATGTGTGCTGCAGATCCACGTCATGGCCGTTATCTCACTGCCTCAGCGATGTTCCGTGGCAAGATGAGCACCAAGGAAGTAGATGAACAGATGATTAATGTGCAAAACAAGAACTCGTCCTACTTTGTGGAGTGGATACCAAACAATGTCAAGTCAACCGTGTGTGACATTCCTCCGACTGGTCTGAAGATGGCATCCACTTTCATTGGAAACTCCACCTCCATTCAAGAAATGTTCCGCCGTGTGAGTGAGCAGTTCACTGCCATGTTCCGCAGGAAGGCTTTCTTGCACTGGTACACTGGCGAAGGCATGGACGAGATGGAATTCACTGAGGCTGAGAGTAACATGAACGATCTGGTCTCCGAGTACCAGCAGTACCAGGATGCGACGGCTGACGAGGAGGGTTATGACTatgaggatgaggaagaaaTTCAGGAGGAAGCATAG